In one window of Nicotiana tabacum cultivar K326 chromosome 12, ASM71507v2, whole genome shotgun sequence DNA:
- the LOC107793207 gene encoding uncharacterized protein LOC107793207, whose product MQISRPIQCTWTPQYYSHEMLRSFKPYISRTFRSRKYPFPMANLSTVSTQKEAVSTKDESTQIVPKPLQVAKRLEKFKTTIFTQMSMLAIKHGAINLGQGFPNFDGPDFVKEAAIQGIKEGKNQYARGYGVPDLNSAVAARFKKDSGLEVDPEKEVTVTSGCTEAIAATILGLINPGDEVILFAPFYDSYEATLSMAGAKIKGITLRPPDFSLPIDELKAAVSKNTRAILLNTPHNPTGKMFTREELNAIASLCIENDILVFADEVYDKLAFEMEHISIASLPGMYERTVTMNSLGKTFSLTGWKIGWAIAPPHLTWGVRQAHSYLTFATSTPMQYAAATALRAPDSYYEELKRDYSAKKAILVEGLKAAGFTVYPSSGTYFVVVDHTPFGLENDIAFCEYLIKEVGVVAIPTSVFYLNPEEGKNLVRFTFCKDDDTLKSAVQRMKEKLSKK is encoded by the exons ATGCAAATCTCTCGGCCAATCCAATGTACCTGGACACCTCAGTATTATTCACATGAGATGCTGAGGAGCTTCAAACCCTATATTTCCCGCACCTTTAGAAGCAGAAAATACCCTTTTCCAATGGCGAATTTGTCCACCGTTTCAACACAGAAAGAGGCTGTTTCTACTAAAGATGAGTCAACCCAGATAGTCCCTAAGCCTTTGCAG GTTGCTAAGCGCCTAGAGAAGTTCAAAACTACAATTTTCACCCAAATGAGTATGCTAGCCATCAAGCATGGAGCTATAAACCTTGGCCAGGGCTTTCCCAACTTTGACGGCCCTGATTTTGTAAAAGAAGCAGCTATTCAAGGCATTAAGGAAGGTAAAAATCAGTATGCTCGAGGATATGGAGTCCCAGACCTCAACTCTGCTGTGGCTGCTAGATTCAAGAAAGACAGTGGACTTGAGGTTGACCCTGAAAAGGAAGTTACTGTGACTTCGGGCTGCACCGAAGCAATTGCTGCAACCATTTTGGGTTTGATAAACCCTGGTGATGAGGTTATCCTGTTTGCTCCTTTCTATGATTCTTATGAGGCTACTTTATCTATGGCTGGAGCAAAGATAAAGGGTATTACTTTAAGACCGCCAGATTTTTCTCTTCCGATTGATGAGCTAAAAGCAGCAGTATCAAAGAATACTCGAGCAATCCTTCTAAACACTCCTCATAACCCCACAGGGAAGATGTTCACTCGAGAAGAACTCAATGCCATTGCCTCTCTGTGCATTGAGAATGATATTCTAGTTTTTGCTGACGAAGTATATGACAAATTAGCCTTTGAAATGGAACATATTTCAATTGCTTCTCTTCCGGGGATGTACGAACGAACTGTGACCATGAATTCTTTGGGAAAGACATTTTCGCTAACAGGCTGGAAAATAGGTTGGGCGATTGCTCCTCCTCATTTGACATGGGGAGTAAGACAGGCTCATTCCTACCTTACCTTTGCAACATCCACTCCGATGCAATATGCAGCAGCGACGGCCCTTAGAGCCCCAGATTCTTATTATGAGGAGCTTAAGAGGGATTACTCGGCCAAAAAGGCAATATTGGTGGAGGGGTTAAAGGCAGCTGGTTTCACAGTATACCCCTCGAGCGGAACGTATTTTGTAGTTGTTGATCACACTCCTTTTGGGCTAGAAAATGACATTGCCTTCTGCGAATACCTGATCAAGGAAGTTGGTGTTGTAGCCATTCCAACTAGCGTATTCTATCTAAATCCAGAAGAAGGAAAGAATCTTGTCAGGTTTACCTTCTGCAAAGATGATGATACTCTTAAAAGTGCAGTGCAGAGGATGAAGGAGAAGCTGTCAAAGAAGTGA